The Dethiosulfovibrio peptidovorans genome has a window encoding:
- a CDS encoding methylmalonyl-CoA mutase, whose amino-acid sequence MAEKIQPNFADIPFRPSPQCPVDIDGWKKEIEASTGQPFETLMAQTMEQINIKPLYRPDDMNEAQHLPYMAGIPPFLRGPYSTMYVTRPWTVRQYAGFSTAEESNAFYRRNLAAGQKGLSIAFDLATHRGYDSDHPRVVGDVGKAGVAVDSILDMEILFSGIPLGQMSVSMTMNGAVLPVMAFYILAAEEQGVDRAQLSGTIQNDILKEFMVRNTYIYPPTASMRIIGDIFSYTSQFMPKFNSISISGYHMQEAGATADIELGYTLADGLEYIRTGINAGLDVDNFAPRLSFFWAIGKNYFMEVAKMRAARMLWAKIVRQFNPQKTKSMALRTHSQTSGWSLTAQDPFNNIARTCVEAMAAALGHTQSLHTNALDEAIALPTDFSARIARNTQLYIQDETSVCKVIDPWGGSYYVEALTDELIRRAWGHIQEVEDLGGMSKAIDTGLPKMRIEEAAARRQAHIDSGKEKILGVNFHQLEQEDPIDILEVDNTVVRQAQIRRLEKLRAERDTEKVKEALNALTRSMETGEGNLLDLAVNAARVRASLGEISDAIETVCGRHKAIIRSISGIYSSEFADEDIIQEVRLMTADFEKREGRRPRIMVAKMGQDGHDRGAKVVATAYADMGFDVDVGALFQTPAETAQEAVDNDVHIVGMSSLAAGHKTLLPQLVEELKKRGRDDIMVIAGGVIPAQDYDYLREQGAAAIYGPGTIIPAAAKEMLEILNQRLAEAEWP is encoded by the coding sequence ATGGCAGAAAAAATACAGCCCAACTTTGCGGACATTCCCTTCCGGCCCAGTCCCCAATGTCCTGTTGACATTGACGGCTGGAAGAAGGAGATTGAGGCCTCCACGGGGCAACCCTTCGAGACCCTCATGGCTCAAACGATGGAACAGATTAACATCAAGCCTCTCTATCGGCCGGATGACATGAACGAGGCTCAGCATCTGCCGTATATGGCAGGGATTCCGCCATTTCTTCGAGGTCCCTATTCCACCATGTACGTGACCCGTCCCTGGACGGTGCGCCAGTACGCTGGGTTTTCCACGGCCGAGGAAAGCAATGCCTTCTATCGAAGGAACTTGGCTGCTGGTCAGAAAGGGCTCTCCATCGCCTTTGACCTGGCTACCCATAGGGGGTATGATTCAGATCATCCCCGTGTCGTAGGCGATGTGGGGAAGGCCGGTGTGGCAGTAGACTCCATTCTGGATATGGAGATTCTCTTCTCTGGGATTCCCCTGGGACAGATGTCCGTCTCCATGACCATGAATGGGGCGGTGCTCCCGGTTATGGCTTTCTACATCTTGGCGGCCGAGGAGCAGGGAGTGGACCGAGCCCAGTTGAGCGGGACCATCCAAAACGACATCCTCAAAGAATTCATGGTTCGCAACACATACATCTACCCCCCGACAGCGTCAATGAGGATTATCGGGGATATTTTCTCATACACCTCTCAGTTCATGCCGAAATTCAACAGTATCAGCATCTCGGGGTATCACATGCAGGAAGCTGGGGCTACGGCGGACATCGAGCTGGGGTACACCCTGGCTGATGGACTGGAGTATATTCGAACCGGCATCAATGCTGGGCTTGATGTGGATAATTTTGCTCCTCGGCTCTCCTTCTTCTGGGCTATCGGTAAGAACTACTTCATGGAGGTGGCCAAAATGAGGGCCGCTCGTATGCTCTGGGCCAAGATCGTCAGGCAGTTCAACCCCCAAAAAACCAAATCCATGGCTCTGCGGACCCACTCCCAGACTTCGGGGTGGAGTCTTACGGCTCAGGACCCCTTCAACAACATTGCCCGAACCTGTGTGGAGGCGATGGCGGCGGCTCTGGGACACACCCAGTCGCTTCACACCAACGCCCTGGACGAGGCCATAGCTCTCCCTACCGACTTCTCAGCCCGAATCGCCCGGAACACCCAGCTCTACATTCAGGATGAGACGTCAGTCTGTAAGGTTATCGATCCCTGGGGCGGCTCTTACTACGTGGAGGCCCTTACCGACGAGCTTATCCGACGGGCCTGGGGCCATATCCAGGAAGTCGAGGATCTGGGGGGTATGTCCAAGGCTATCGACACGGGGTTACCCAAAATGCGTATTGAGGAGGCCGCCGCCAGGCGTCAGGCTCACATTGACTCGGGCAAGGAAAAGATCCTGGGGGTCAACTTTCACCAGCTCGAACAGGAAGACCCCATCGATATTCTGGAGGTTGACAACACCGTGGTCCGCCAGGCGCAGATTCGCCGTCTGGAGAAGCTCCGGGCAGAGCGGGACACCGAGAAAGTTAAAGAGGCTCTGAATGCCCTGACCAGGTCTATGGAGACCGGCGAAGGAAACTTGCTGGATCTTGCGGTGAACGCAGCCCGAGTCCGAGCGAGCCTCGGGGAGATCTCCGACGCTATCGAGACTGTCTGTGGACGGCACAAGGCCATCATCCGGTCCATCTCGGGAATCTATAGCTCAGAGTTTGCTGATGAGGACATCATCCAGGAAGTTCGGCTAATGACAGCTGATTTTGAGAAAAGGGAGGGGCGTCGCCCCCGTATCATGGTGGCTAAGATGGGCCAGGATGGCCACGATAGAGGTGCCAAGGTCGTGGCGACTGCCTACGCCGATATGGGATTTGACGTGGATGTCGGTGCTTTGTTCCAGACTCCGGCCGAGACGGCTCAGGAAGCGGTGGATAACGACGTTCATATCGTGGGTATGAGCTCTCTGGCAGCAGGACATAAAACCCTTCTTCCTCAGCTTGTGGAGGAGCTTAAAAAACGAGGGCGGGATGATATCATGGTCATCGCCGGAGGTGTCATACCCGCTCAGGACTATGATTATTTGAGAGAGCAGGGTGCTGCTGCTATCTACGGCCCCGGGACCATAATTCCAGCGGCCGCCAAGGAGATGCTGGAAATCCTGAACCAGCGTCTGGCCGAGGCGGAGTGGCCGTAA